The following nucleotide sequence is from Lacinutrix sp. Hel_I_90.
AATTTGCGGCACCCTTACTTGCTGCATCATAGTTAATAATGGTTTCACCATAACTTGGCGCTTCACTTAACTTGACATTTCGTTGTATAATGGTATCGAAAACCATATCATTAAAGTGCTTTTGTACTTCTTCCACTACTTGATTGGAGAGACGCAAACGCGAGTCGTACATCGTGAGTAAAAGCCCTTCAATATCTAATGCACTGTTATGGATTTTTTGAACACTTTTAATCGTATTTAATAATTTACCTAAACCTTCTAATGCAAAATATTCGCACTGAATTGGAATAATTACTGAATCGGCGGCCGTTAAGGCATTAAGCGTTAACAAACCTAGAGAGGGTGCACAGTCTATTAAAATATAGTCGTAATCATCTTTTATAGATTCTATTGCTTTTTTAAGCATGTATTCACGTGCTTCTTTGTCAACCAATTCTATTTCAATAGCTACCAGGTCAATATGTGCTGGGATAATATCAAGGTTTGGTGTGTCTGTTTTTACAATAGCTTCTCTGGCTGTGTTTGCATGCTCAAAAAGTTGGTAGGTTCCAATCTCGACAGCTTCTACGTCAAGACCAATGCCAGAGGTGGAATTGGCTTGCGGATCGGCATCGATAAGTAATACTTTTTTCTCAAGTACACCTAATGATGCTGCTAAATTTATCGAGGTTGTTGTTTTTCCAACACCTCCTTTTTGATTGGCAATGGCTATAATTTTACCCATTAATTGATTTGGTTTTATTAGTAAAACTTCATATAAGAAGTCC
It contains:
- a CDS encoding ParA family protein; this translates as MGKIIAIANQKGGVGKTTTSINLAASLGVLEKKVLLIDADPQANSTSGIGLDVEAVEIGTYQLFEHANTAREAIVKTDTPNLDIIPAHIDLVAIEIELVDKEAREYMLKKAIESIKDDYDYILIDCAPSLGLLTLNALTAADSVIIPIQCEYFALEGLGKLLNTIKSVQKIHNSALDIEGLLLTMYDSRLRLSNQVVEEVQKHFNDMVFDTIIQRNVKLSEAPSYGETIINYDAASKGAANYLSLAKEIINKNS